A single genomic interval of Streptomyces sp. NBC_00663 harbors:
- a CDS encoding suppressor of fused domain protein, protein MADVLPLVEARLRSALGEPDARAAVTFLGTDRIEVLRFHDGDIVRYATLGMSAAPMGDPTVMLADPVKGPRAELVLSVRAGLADTDKALRPLAVLGASPQVEGVIVAPGASLDVGEPLWPGAPFTSVLVAEPGGLVENLELDEPMDPVQFLPLLPMTANEAAWKRVHGAQALQERWLTNGTDLRDPSRKSVPLE, encoded by the coding sequence ATGGCTGATGTTCTTCCTCTGGTCGAGGCCCGGTTGCGTTCCGCGCTGGGCGAGCCGGACGCCCGCGCGGCGGTCACCTTCCTGGGCACGGACCGCATCGAGGTGCTCCGCTTCCACGACGGCGACATCGTCCGCTACGCCACCCTCGGCATGTCGGCGGCGCCGATGGGCGACCCCACGGTGATGCTCGCCGACCCGGTCAAGGGCCCCCGCGCCGAACTCGTCCTCTCGGTCCGCGCGGGCCTCGCCGACACCGACAAGGCGCTCCGCCCGCTCGCCGTCCTCGGTGCGTCCCCGCAGGTCGAGGGCGTGATTGTGGCCCCCGGCGCATCCCTCGACGTGGGTGAGCCGCTGTGGCCCGGCGCCCCCTTCACCTCGGTCCTGGTCGCCGAACCGGGCGGCCTGGTCGAGAACCTGGAGCTCGACGAGCCCATGGACCCGGTGCAGTTCCTCCCCCTGCTCCCCATGACCGCGAACGAGGCCGCCTGGAAGCGGGTGCACGGCGCCCAGGCCCTTCAGGAGCGCTGGCTGACGAACGGGACGGACCTCAGGGACCCGTCCCGGAAGTCCGTCCCGCTGGAGTGA